One genomic window of Quercus lobata isolate SW786 chromosome 9, ValleyOak3.0 Primary Assembly, whole genome shotgun sequence includes the following:
- the LOC115961859 gene encoding TMV resistance protein N-like, whose translation MALVTSKRASSSSFTQFKNFDVFLSFRGEDTRLGFIGHLYNALRQRGINTFIDDNLKKGEEISIGLLKIIESSMISIIVFSENYASSTWCLDELAKIIECKKNDQLVRPVFYNVNPSEVRNQKGKFGEALTKHEEKLNDNKRVQTWRDSLYEAANISGWHYKHDCTEFEFIQRIVEEISNSRLNRMPLVVAKYPVGINSRVEAITLHLDIGSNDVRMIGMYGPGGVGKTTIAKAIYNRIFDHFEGSSFLENVKDKSGAINGIIQLQEALLFDILGDGQLKVGSESKGTSVIKNRLRNKRILVILDDVDKLDQIERLIGGCDWFALGSRIIITTRNKHLLCSLRIGHSTYEVKELDSHEALELFSMHAFQRNKPEEDYLELTDQVICYAKGLPLALSIIGADLCGRNEMQWKSALDKYKKIPDKDIQKILQISYQGLDETEQDIFLDIACFFKGHYKEYVVDILNACNLYPIIGIQKLTDKCLITVDRSNKLWMHDLLQQMGREIVRQESPQMPGKRSRLWCYEDVVEVLMENTGSENIRGMMICSPEPEEMQLEAKFLEKMKNLKFLMVDNIDICGGIEYLPNGLRLLDWPGFPLSSLPSNFRAQNLIALNMPQSQVILDKLLEV comes from the exons ATGGCTCTTGTGACCAGCAAAAGAGCTTCATCATCCTCTTTCACCCAATTCAAGAACTTTGATGTCTTCTTGAGTTTTAGAGGAGAAGATACTCGTCTTGGTTTTATAGGTCATTTGTATAATGCTTTGCGTCAACGGGGTATTAACACCTTCATTGATGATAACCttaaaaaaggagaagaaatttCTATAGGACTTCTCAAAATTATTGAAAGCTCAATGATTTCGATAATCGTATTCTCTGAGAACTATGCATCCTCCACCTGGTGCTTGGATGAACTTGCGAagattattgagtgtaaaaagaATGACCAATTGGTGCGACCGGTTTTTTATAACGTAAATCCATCAGAGGTTCGTAATCAAAAAGGAAAGTTTGGGGAAGCATTGACTAAACATGAAGAAAAGCTAAATGATAACAAAAGGGTGCAGACTTGGAGGGATTCTTTATATGAAGCGGCCAATATATCTGGTTGGCATTACAAGCATGA CTGCactgaatttgaatttatccaAAGAATTGTTGAAGAAATCTCAAATTCTAGATTAAATCGGATGCCATTAGTTGTTGCTAAATACCCGGTTGGAATAAATTCTCGTGTAGAGGCCATAACATTGCATTTAGATATTGGGTCAAATGATGTTCGTATGATAGGCATGTATGGTCCTGGTGGAGTGGGTAAAACAACCATCGCAAAAGCTATTTATAACAgaatttttgatcattttgaaggAAGCAGCTTTCTAGAAAATGTTAAAGACAAGTCAGGGGCAATTAATGGTATAATCCAACTACAAGAGGCACTTCTATTTGACATCTTAGGGGATGGACAACTGAAGGTGGGAAGTGAATCGAAAGGAACCAGTGTGATAAAGAACAGACTTCGCAATAAAAGAATTCTTGTAATCCTTGATGATGTGGAtaaattggaccaaatagaaaGATTGATTGGAGGATGTGATTGGTTTGCTTTGGGAAGTCGAATTATTATAACAACAAGAAACAAACATTTATTATGTTCTTTAAGAATAGGTCATTCAACCTATGAGGTTAAAGAGTTAGACAGTCATGAAGCTCTTGAACTATTTAGTATGCATGCCTTCCAAAGAAACAAACCTGAGGAAGATTATTTAGAACTTACTGATCAAGTTATATGTTATGCCAAGGGCCTTCCATTAGCTCTATCAATAATTGGTGCTGATTTGTGTGGAAGAAATGAAATGCAATGGAAAAGTGCATTagataagtataaaaaaattcctGACAAAGATATTCAAAAAATACTCCAAATAAGTTATCAAGGATTGGATGAAACTGAACAAGATATTTTCcttgatattgcatgtttcttcaaAGGGCATTACAAGGAATATGTTGTAGATATACTAAATGCTTGCAATCTATACCCAATCATTGGTATTCAAAAACTTACTGATAAGTGTCTCATAACTGTTGATCGATCTAACAAATTATGGATGCATGACTTGCTGCAACAAATGGGCAGAGAAATTGTTAGACAAGAATCACCACAAATGCCAGGAAAACGTAGCAGACTATGGTGTTATGAGGATGTTGTTGAAGTGCTAATGGAAAATACG GGATCGGAAAACATTCGAGGCATGATGATATGCTCACCTGAACCAGAAGAGATGCAATTAGAAGCTAAATTTCTtgagaagatgaaaaatctcaaattccTTATGGTTGATAATATAGATATTTGTGGAGGTATTGAATATCTTCCCAATGGATTAAGGTTGCTTGATTGGCCTGGATTTCCTCTATCTTCTTTGCCATCCAATTTTCGTGCGCAAAACCTCATTGCGCTTAACATGCCACAAAGTCAGGTTATATTGGACAAGCTTCTCGAGGTATGA